From one Halosimplex rubrum genomic stretch:
- the rpoA2 gene encoding DNA-directed RNA polymerase subunit A'': MEITEDVRALVEDTELPRRLKDDVYERLESHGDLTLEQVDDISKAVESKYVDTRVDPLDPVGTVSAQSIGEPGTQMTMNTFHYAGVAEIDVTQGLPRLIELVDARKEPDTPMMTIHLEDEYAEERERAHEVVWGIESTKILQLGDVSTNVADMLVQVDLNEDTLEERWPTADNLESVVTDIASTIESKLGVEVQTPAPTVVQFGPDEPSYRDLLQLVEELRDIVFKGIEEVSRVVIRKEETDEGEEFVLYTEGSALGDVLGLDGVDASRTTCNNIHEIHRQLGIEAAREAIINETMNTLEEQGLDDVNIRHLMLVADIMTNRGSIESIGRHGISGNKESVLARAAFEVTVNHLLDAAIHGEVDDLNGVTENVIVGKPIKLGTGDVDLRMAPGRGDGAEEAD; this comes from the coding sequence ATGGAGATCACCGAGGACGTGCGAGCCCTGGTCGAGGACACCGAGCTGCCGCGCCGGCTGAAAGACGACGTGTACGAGCGCCTCGAATCGCACGGCGACCTGACGCTCGAACAGGTTGACGACATCTCGAAGGCGGTCGAGAGCAAGTACGTCGACACCCGCGTCGACCCGCTCGACCCCGTCGGGACCGTCAGCGCCCAGTCCATCGGGGAACCCGGGACGCAGATGACGATGAACACCTTCCACTACGCGGGGGTCGCCGAGATCGACGTGACCCAGGGGCTGCCCCGGCTCATCGAGCTGGTCGACGCCCGGAAGGAGCCCGACACCCCGATGATGACGATCCACCTCGAGGACGAGTACGCCGAGGAGCGCGAGCGCGCTCACGAGGTCGTCTGGGGGATCGAGTCGACGAAGATCCTCCAGCTGGGGGACGTGTCGACGAACGTCGCCGACATGCTCGTCCAGGTCGACCTCAACGAGGACACTTTGGAGGAGCGGTGGCCGACCGCCGACAACCTCGAATCGGTCGTCACCGACATCGCCTCGACAATCGAGTCGAAGCTCGGCGTCGAGGTCCAGACCCCGGCGCCGACGGTCGTCCAGTTCGGCCCCGACGAGCCCAGCTACCGCGACCTGCTCCAGTTGGTCGAGGAGCTGCGCGACATCGTCTTCAAGGGGATCGAGGAGGTCTCCCGCGTCGTCATCCGCAAGGAGGAGACCGACGAGGGCGAGGAGTTCGTCCTCTACACCGAGGGGTCGGCCCTGGGCGACGTGCTCGGGCTCGACGGCGTGGACGCCTCGCGGACGACGTGTAACAACATCCACGAGATCCACCGCCAGCTCGGCATCGAGGCCGCCCGGGAGGCGATCATCAACGAGACGATGAACACGCTCGAAGAGCAGGGGCTCGACGACGTGAACATCCGCCACCTGATGCTCGTCGCGGACATCATGACCAACCGCGGCTCCATCGAGTCGATCGGTCGCCACGGCATCTCCGGCAACAAGGAGTCCGTGCTCGCCCGCGCGGCGTTCGAGGTGACGGTCAACCACCTGCTCGACGCCGCCATCCACGGCGAGGTCGACGACCTCAACGGCGTGACCGAGAACGTCATCGTCGGCAAGCCGATCAAGCTGGGCACCGGCGACGTGGACCTGCGGATGGCACCGGGGCGCGGCGACGGGGCCGAAGAGGCCGACTGA
- a CDS encoding NusA-like transcription termination signal-binding factor: MTVTLSDEAMRLIALFEDETGATARDCVVDEEYDRLVFLVAAGEMGEAIGPGGQHVQSLEGQLDREIKLVEDAPTAEDFVASALSPAAVYNVTISQNDSTVAYAEVADEDRGAAIGKGGRNIDAARELAARHFDIDEIELT, encoded by the coding sequence ATGACCGTCACCCTCTCCGACGAGGCGATGCGACTCATCGCGCTGTTCGAGGACGAGACCGGCGCGACGGCCCGGGACTGCGTCGTCGACGAGGAGTACGACCGGCTGGTCTTCCTCGTCGCCGCCGGCGAGATGGGCGAGGCCATCGGCCCGGGCGGCCAGCACGTCCAGTCGCTCGAAGGGCAGCTCGACCGCGAAATAAAGCTCGTCGAGGACGCGCCGACGGCGGAGGACTTCGTCGCCAGCGCGCTCTCGCCCGCGGCGGTGTACAACGTCACCATCAGCCAGAACGACTCCACCGTCGCCTACGCCGAGGTGGCCGACGAGGACCGGGGCGCCGCCATCGGCAAGGGCGGCCGCAACATCGACGCCGCCCGCGAACTCGCCGCCCGTCACTTCGACATCGACGAGATCGAGCTGACGTAG
- a CDS encoding 30S ribosomal protein S12 — protein MANGKYAARKLKKDRQQHRWSDSDYARRERGLGQKSDPLEGAPQGRGIVLEKVGIEAKQPNSAIRKCVRVQLIKNGKQVTAFCPGDGAISFIDEHDEVTIAGIGGAKGRAMGDLSGVNYKVEKVNGVSMIELVRGNAEKPVR, from the coding sequence ATGGCGAACGGCAAATACGCCGCCCGCAAACTGAAGAAGGACCGCCAACAGCATCGGTGGTCCGACTCCGACTACGCGCGCCGCGAGCGGGGTCTCGGACAGAAGTCCGACCCGCTGGAGGGCGCGCCCCAGGGGCGTGGCATCGTCCTGGAGAAGGTCGGTATCGAAGCGAAACAGCCCAACTCCGCGATCCGGAAGTGCGTCCGGGTCCAGCTCATCAAGAACGGGAAGCAGGTCACCGCGTTCTGTCCCGGTGACGGCGCCATCTCCTTCATCGACGAGCACGACGAGGTCACCATCGCCGGCATCGGCGGTGCGAAGGGCCGCGCGATGGGCGACCTCTCGGGTGTCAACTACAAGGTCGAGAAGGTCAACGGCGTCTCGATGATCGAACTCGTTCGCGGCAACGCGGAGAAACCGGTCCGATAA
- a CDS encoding 30S ribosomal protein S7 — MSADDEAPEPDAPAGTDDEDAPAKLFGEWEVTDIDYTDPSTERYITVTPIAHTMGRHAGKQFQKSEISVVERLINRLMQTEENTGDKQKVMRITRDAFDIIHERTDENPVQVLVAAVENAAPREETVRLKYGGISVPKAVDVAPQRRVDQALKFIAEGVYSDSFKTPTDAEEALANQLASAANDDVSAYAVNQKEEKERVAAAAR, encoded by the coding sequence ATGAGTGCTGACGACGAAGCCCCGGAGCCGGACGCCCCGGCCGGGACAGACGACGAGGACGCGCCCGCCAAGCTCTTCGGCGAGTGGGAGGTCACCGACATCGACTACACCGACCCCTCGACCGAGCGCTACATCACCGTCACGCCCATCGCCCACACGATGGGTCGCCACGCCGGCAAGCAGTTCCAGAAGTCGGAGATCAGCGTCGTCGAACGGCTGATCAACCGCCTCATGCAGACCGAGGAGAACACCGGCGACAAGCAGAAGGTCATGCGCATCACGCGCGACGCCTTCGACATCATCCACGAGCGCACCGACGAGAACCCCGTCCAGGTCCTCGTCGCCGCCGTGGAGAACGCCGCCCCGCGCGAGGAGACCGTCCGCCTGAAGTACGGTGGGATCAGTGTCCCGAAGGCCGTCGACGTCGCGCCCCAGCGCCGCGTCGACCAGGCCCTGAAGTTCATCGCCGAGGGCGTCTACAGCGACTCGTTCAAGACGCCGACCGACGCCGAGGAGGCGCTGGCCAACCAGCTCGCTTCGGCCGCCAACGACGACGTCTCCGCCTACGCCGTCAACCAGAAAGAGGAGAAGGAACGCGTCGCCGCCGCCGCCCGGTAA
- a CDS encoding aldo/keto reductase, which produces MEHVTVQGVEVPAVGLGTWQLTGEECYETVSAALELGYRHVDTAQMYENEAQVGRAVADSDVDRDDVWITTKVTPGNARRADVVESTEESLERLGTDYVDLLLLHWPNPLVSFRDTARGMAELRDDGRIRHAGVSNFRRWRLRRAREKSTVPILADQVRFHPFYTHGALREYCAKVDTMLTAYSPLAHGGLLDDPVLAEIGERYDKTPVQVALRWVTGFENVATVPKTTSREHLRQNIEVFDFELTDDERDRISRPSYLKSAGLFLRNEMGI; this is translated from the coding sequence ATGGAACACGTCACCGTTCAGGGCGTCGAGGTTCCCGCCGTCGGCCTCGGGACGTGGCAGCTCACCGGCGAGGAGTGCTACGAGACGGTCTCGGCCGCGCTCGAACTCGGCTACCGTCACGTCGACACCGCACAGATGTACGAAAACGAAGCGCAGGTCGGCCGCGCCGTCGCCGACTCGGACGTGGACCGCGACGACGTGTGGATCACGACGAAGGTCACGCCGGGCAACGCCCGCCGGGCGGACGTCGTCGAGAGCACGGAGGAGAGCCTCGAGAGACTGGGGACCGACTACGTCGACCTGCTCCTGCTCCACTGGCCCAACCCCCTCGTCTCCTTCCGCGACACCGCCCGCGGCATGGCCGAGTTGCGCGACGACGGCCGCATCCGTCACGCCGGCGTCAGCAACTTCCGCCGCTGGCGCCTCCGCCGCGCCCGCGAGAAGTCCACCGTCCCGATCCTCGCCGATCAGGTGCGCTTTCACCCCTTCTACACCCACGGCGCGCTCCGGGAGTACTGCGCGAAGGTCGACACCATGCTGACCGCGTACAGCCCGCTCGCCCACGGCGGCCTGCTCGACGACCCCGTCCTCGCCGAGATCGGCGAGCGCTACGACAAGACGCCCGTCCAGGTCGCGCTCCGGTGGGTCACCGGCTTCGAGAACGTCGCCACCGTCCCCAAGACCACCTCCCGCGAGCACCTCCGCCAGAACATCGAGGTCTTCGACTTCGAACTCACCGACGACGAACGCGACCGGATCAGTCGCCCCTCCTACCTGAAGTCCGCCGGCCTCTTCCTCCGCAACGAGATGGGTATTTGA
- a CDS encoding biotin transporter BioY, with product MAQEYESVDLVGDDTVRNLAGAAVLAALTAALAQLSIPIPSVGVPFSLQPFGPFFAGLLLGPLWGGFAMALYLAAGTAGAPVFANGGAGIGYFGSRTGGFLVGFALSAVVVGAVAHRRVEPRPVSELSPAVELAAVFAGLVVVYAVGLPWMAEVLGISVGAAAAAMAPFAVPDVVKVFVAVAVVESGAVALRG from the coding sequence ATGGCACAGGAGTACGAATCGGTCGACCTCGTGGGCGACGACACGGTGCGGAACCTGGCGGGGGCGGCGGTGCTGGCGGCGCTGACGGCGGCGCTCGCGCAGCTGTCGATCCCGATCCCGAGCGTCGGGGTACCGTTCTCGCTGCAACCGTTCGGCCCCTTCTTCGCGGGCCTGCTCCTCGGACCGCTGTGGGGCGGGTTCGCGATGGCGCTGTACCTCGCGGCGGGGACGGCGGGCGCGCCGGTGTTCGCCAACGGCGGCGCGGGCATCGGCTACTTCGGCAGTCGAACGGGCGGCTTCCTCGTCGGGTTCGCCCTGTCGGCGGTCGTCGTGGGCGCGGTCGCCCATCGACGGGTCGAGCCGCGACCGGTGTCGGAACTCTCACCGGCGGTCGAACTCGCCGCGGTGTTCGCCGGACTCGTCGTCGTCTACGCGGTCGGCCTCCCGTGGATGGCCGAGGTGCTCGGCATCTCCGTCGGCGCGGCGGCCGCCGCCATGGCACCGTTCGCCGTGCCGGACGTGGTGAAGGTGTTCGTCGCCGTCGCCGTCGTCGAGAGCGGCGCCGTCGCGCTCCGGGGATGA
- a CDS encoding energy-coupling factor ABC transporter ATP-binding protein has translation MIETEGLVHRYSEVAAVDGVSLAIGDGEAVAVVGANGSGKTTLVRHFDALLEPDEGTVRVDGRDVTEEPVYARTRVGMVFQNPRDQFVAGTVGADVAFGPENLGLDRAEIDSRVDDALAAVDMAGRDDERIDRLSGGERARVAIAGALAMDPDHLVLDEPLVGLDRSARESVLARLDELSADGTGLVVVTHDLRDVVELVDRVVGMADGRVALDEPTPAALDRLDEVGVRDPRC, from the coding sequence ATGATCGAGACCGAGGGGCTCGTCCACCGCTACAGCGAGGTCGCGGCCGTCGACGGCGTCTCGCTGGCCATCGGCGACGGCGAGGCCGTCGCGGTCGTCGGCGCGAACGGCAGCGGCAAGACGACGCTGGTCCGCCACTTCGACGCCCTGCTGGAGCCCGACGAGGGGACCGTCCGCGTCGACGGTCGGGACGTGACCGAGGAGCCGGTGTACGCGCGGACCCGCGTCGGGATGGTGTTCCAGAACCCACGGGACCAGTTCGTCGCCGGGACCGTCGGCGCCGACGTGGCGTTCGGCCCGGAGAACCTCGGCCTCGATCGGGCGGAGATCGACAGCCGCGTCGACGATGCGCTGGCCGCGGTCGACATGGCCGGCCGCGACGACGAGCGGATCGACCGCCTTTCCGGGGGCGAACGGGCCAGAGTCGCCATCGCGGGCGCGCTGGCGATGGACCCCGACCACCTCGTGCTGGACGAACCGCTGGTCGGGCTCGACCGGTCGGCCCGCGAGTCGGTGCTGGCCCGCCTCGACGAGCTGTCGGCGGACGGAACCGGCCTCGTGGTCGTCACCCACGACCTGCGCGACGTGGTCGAACTGGTCGACCGCGTGGTCGGGATGGCCGACGGCCGCGTCGCGCTGGACGAGCCGACCCCCGCGGCGCTGGACCGGCTGGACGAGGTGGGCGTCCGCGACCCCCGATGCTGA
- a CDS encoding energy-coupling factor transporter transmembrane component T family protein — MLTYEPGDSFAHGLDPRAKLAVQFGLAVAVFAYPTVRGFAVGGAVALGALAAGRLSPFRVIRTYWAVFLFLAVGPLLGGAALGEPWFRVGPAVESLRSVARVIPVVFVGAVYVRTTPVRETRAAIQRLVPGTVGRLFGVGVGLVFRLFPVVLADLRATRRAVHARAGQRRPLRERVRRVLARGLQRSFLRADRLTLALRARCFAWNPTLPALVFRRRDYPVAALGLALAASPLLALIP; from the coding sequence ATGCTGACCTACGAGCCGGGCGACTCGTTCGCCCACGGCCTCGACCCGCGGGCGAAACTCGCCGTCCAGTTCGGCCTCGCGGTCGCGGTGTTCGCCTACCCGACCGTCCGCGGGTTCGCGGTCGGCGGCGCGGTCGCTCTCGGCGCGCTGGCGGCCGGTCGGCTCTCACCGTTCCGGGTAATTCGCACCTACTGGGCGGTGTTCCTGTTCCTCGCGGTCGGGCCGCTGCTGGGCGGCGCGGCGCTGGGCGAGCCGTGGTTCCGGGTCGGCCCGGCGGTCGAGTCCCTGCGGTCGGTCGCGCGGGTCATTCCGGTCGTGTTCGTCGGCGCGGTCTACGTGCGGACGACGCCGGTCCGCGAGACGCGGGCGGCGATCCAGCGACTCGTCCCGGGGACGGTCGGGCGGCTGTTCGGCGTCGGCGTCGGGCTGGTCTTCCGGCTGTTCCCGGTCGTGCTGGCGGACCTGCGGGCGACCCGCCGTGCGGTCCACGCCAGGGCGGGCCAGCGCCGGCCGCTGCGCGAGCGCGTCCGGCGGGTCCTGGCCCGGGGACTCCAGCGGTCGTTCCTGCGAGCCGACCGGCTGACCCTCGCGCTGCGGGCGCGCTGTTTCGCCTGGAACCCGACGCTCCCCGCGCTCGTCTTCCGGCGGCGGGACTACCCGGTCGCGGCGCTGGGGCTGGCGCTGGCCGCGTCGCCGCTGCTGGCGCTGATCCCTTGA
- a CDS encoding PQQ-dependent sugar dehydrogenase, which produces MQSDSTDRAASSRGRSRRRFLALTAAGVAGLAGCSTETATPTGGGASDPADGNGDGSDGSGSGSDGGSTADTPTAESVVGRPLESWSGYDPEWEPPTSSPLEATLGTEVLVENLEVPWDIAFAPDGDMFVTERVGRVLRFDGENVSTVAEPTEAIDAGSIEPGSDKRPWWVKGGEGGTLGVAVHPTFPDPARIFVYYTYTNGEGTKYNKVAAFDVDSENPGEPVGTVVDGIPANNYHNGGRITFGPRNYLWITCGDGGQPDDAQDPGSLAGTILRVTPAGDPAPDNPDLGDGADPRVFTYGHRNPQGIVWLPDGTPVNSEHGPTGRDEINRLVAGDNYSWNEVHEPEDYPGSGFHPPLFNTRATSFAPTGSLFYTGDAVPALRNRMVTGGLVSQQLIVTTLTPEGGTLPPAEDAYAQVTDDWSDQAYTATVHTTMQNELGRIRHVEQSPDGDIYVVTSNRDGRAEGKFPTERDDVLVRLTQE; this is translated from the coding sequence ATGCAAAGCGACTCGACGGACCGCGCCGCGAGCTCGCGGGGGCGGTCGCGCCGGCGGTTCCTCGCCCTGACCGCCGCCGGCGTCGCCGGGCTGGCGGGCTGTTCGACCGAGACCGCGACGCCGACCGGGGGCGGCGCCAGCGATCCGGCAGACGGGAACGGCGACGGAAGCGACGGGTCCGGTAGCGGCTCGGACGGCGGATCCACGGCCGACACGCCCACGGCGGAGTCCGTCGTCGGCCGCCCCCTCGAATCGTGGTCCGGGTACGACCCCGAGTGGGAACCGCCGACGAGTTCGCCCCTGGAGGCGACGCTCGGGACGGAAGTCCTCGTCGAGAACCTGGAGGTCCCCTGGGACATCGCCTTTGCCCCCGACGGGGACATGTTCGTCACCGAGCGCGTCGGCCGCGTGCTCCGGTTCGACGGGGAGAACGTCAGCACCGTCGCCGAGCCCACCGAGGCCATCGACGCCGGCTCCATCGAACCGGGGTCGGACAAACGGCCCTGGTGGGTCAAGGGCGGCGAGGGCGGCACCCTCGGCGTCGCCGTCCACCCGACGTTTCCGGACCCCGCGCGCATCTTCGTCTACTACACCTACACGAACGGCGAGGGGACGAAGTACAACAAGGTCGCCGCCTTCGACGTGGACTCGGAGAACCCGGGCGAACCGGTCGGGACGGTCGTCGACGGCATCCCGGCGAACAACTACCACAACGGCGGCCGGATCACCTTCGGCCCGCGCAACTACCTCTGGATCACCTGCGGCGACGGCGGCCAGCCCGACGACGCCCAGGACCCCGGTAGCCTCGCCGGCACGATCCTCCGCGTGACGCCTGCGGGCGACCCCGCGCCGGACAATCCCGACCTGGGCGACGGCGCCGACCCGCGGGTGTTCACCTACGGCCATCGCAACCCCCAGGGGATCGTCTGGCTGCCCGACGGCACGCCGGTCAACTCCGAGCACGGGCCCACGGGTCGCGACGAGATCAACCGGCTCGTCGCCGGCGACAACTACAGCTGGAACGAGGTACACGAGCCCGAGGACTACCCCGGCAGCGGGTTCCACCCGCCGCTGTTCAACACGCGCGCCACGAGTTTCGCGCCGACCGGCTCGCTCTTTTACACCGGCGACGCGGTCCCCGCGCTGCGCAACCGGATGGTCACGGGCGGGCTCGTCAGCCAGCAGCTGATCGTCACGACGCTCACGCCGGAGGGGGGCACGCTCCCGCCGGCCGAGGACGCCTACGCCCAGGTCACCGACGACTGGTCCGATCAGGCGTACACCGCGACGGTCCACACGACGATGCAGAACGAACTCGGCCGCATCCGCCACGTCGAGCAGTCGCCCGACGGGGACATCTACGTCGTCACCTCCAACCGCGACGGCCGCGCCGAGGGGAAGTTCCCCACCGAGCGCGACGACGTACTCGTCCGGCTGACCCAGGAGTAA
- a CDS encoding DUF5781 family protein, with amino-acid sequence MDVRVRGPGPDGAILGARDLFETERTLKRPVTVEIREDPDERTRVSHDEEGHLFVISRQAATSAMARELALHEFAHMHHYERDHPSHTQSMEEVIFLALAGRSVERRKLTHCYQIANHMKDIYADDVWLEVAPADKLVAFLESSLAAAVADRPRDPPAWDRLTPAADPDITAVNAAFALGLVERHGLVDDDHRIYDLAHAAAQDAPEIDVAAFTRRFRTLARNPDDSEYRKALVDVTRAYATGGERAAD; translated from the coding sequence ATGGACGTGCGAGTACGCGGTCCCGGCCCGGACGGCGCGATTCTCGGGGCGCGCGACCTGTTCGAGACCGAACGGACGCTGAAGCGACCGGTCACCGTCGAGATCCGCGAAGACCCGGACGAGCGGACACGGGTGAGCCACGACGAGGAGGGGCACCTGTTCGTCATCTCCCGGCAGGCGGCCACGTCGGCGATGGCCCGCGAACTCGCGCTCCACGAGTTCGCGCACATGCACCACTACGAGCGCGACCACCCCTCTCACACCCAGTCGATGGAAGAGGTCATCTTCCTCGCGCTCGCGGGTCGCTCGGTCGAACGGCGGAAACTCACCCACTGCTACCAGATCGCCAACCACATGAAAGACATCTACGCCGACGACGTCTGGCTGGAGGTCGCACCGGCGGACAAACTGGTGGCCTTCCTCGAATCCAGCCTCGCCGCCGCGGTCGCGGACCGCCCCCGGGACCCACCGGCCTGGGACCGTCTCACTCCCGCGGCCGATCCGGACATCACGGCGGTCAACGCCGCGTTCGCGCTGGGACTGGTCGAACGGCACGGCCTCGTCGACGACGACCACCGGATCTACGACCTGGCGCACGCCGCCGCTCAGGACGCGCCCGAGATCGACGTGGCCGCGTTCACCCGGCGCTTCCGGACGCTGGCGCGAAACCCCGACGACAGCGAGTACCGCAAGGCGCTGGTGGACGTGACCCGGGCGTACGCGACCGGCGGCGAGCGGGCCGCGGACTGA
- a CDS encoding type I restriction endonuclease, giving the protein MDRQDVGEYVDRSQQLIEASPQMDEANTKAAVLRDFLDLLDWEIPINTQLEYSVKAFGQTYKVDYALILEGTPVAFLEAKGADTALTSDHEEQLSSYMMNKNVNYGILSNGKQYRFFQRHVDATNVNVQRVIDTHLEVLPEKVSVLKAYTRSAIESGESGKILGRINELREARRTLEAEKDDISEELATVLGGQVSDAIYSFAEAQSKELVDRLIEDIDSEIDAGGTKTTRTKTERPNPTGVKSAENKIAGVINRAEINGDDDAKVAVFPTKESGVPFLEENNAWGFVRVGSEFDYVAMYVTGDLRQVQYFAEVKDVVSPDEAELARPPEEYADGAKIAEDKVVIRFEPGKLYELADPVPFETKYPQGLRYTTLGALKLAETTDDML; this is encoded by the coding sequence ATGGACAGGCAAGATGTAGGTGAGTATGTTGACCGGAGTCAGCAACTCATCGAAGCGTCTCCCCAGATGGACGAGGCGAATACGAAGGCCGCTGTCCTTCGAGATTTTCTCGATCTGCTTGACTGGGAGATCCCGATCAATACGCAACTCGAATACTCGGTCAAGGCGTTCGGCCAGACATACAAGGTCGATTACGCTTTGATTCTGGAAGGGACACCGGTCGCATTTCTCGAAGCGAAGGGAGCCGATACAGCCCTGACATCGGACCACGAGGAGCAGTTATCCTCGTACATGATGAATAAGAACGTCAACTATGGGATACTCAGCAATGGGAAGCAATACCGATTCTTTCAGCGGCACGTTGATGCTACGAACGTAAACGTACAGAGAGTTATTGACACACATTTGGAAGTCCTTCCAGAGAAGGTGTCAGTACTGAAGGCCTATACGAGATCAGCAATTGAATCCGGAGAGTCCGGTAAAATTCTCGGTCGGATCAACGAATTGCGAGAAGCACGGCGAACTCTCGAAGCTGAAAAAGACGATATTTCAGAGGAATTGGCCACCGTACTGGGTGGACAAGTTTCGGATGCAATCTACTCATTTGCCGAAGCTCAATCAAAAGAGCTAGTTGATAGACTGATCGAAGACATAGATTCTGAGATCGACGCTGGCGGGACAAAGACTACTCGAACCAAAACAGAGCGCCCAAATCCTACTGGTGTAAAATCAGCCGAAAATAAGATTGCAGGGGTAATCAATCGGGCCGAGATTAATGGTGATGACGACGCCAAAGTCGCTGTATTTCCGACTAAGGAATCAGGCGTGCCGTTTTTAGAAGAAAACAACGCATGGGGATTTGTCCGAGTCGGGAGCGAGTTTGACTACGTAGCGATGTACGTGACTGGGGACCTGCGTCAAGTCCAATATTTTGCGGAAGTGAAAGATGTCGTTTCACCGGACGAAGCAGAATTGGCCCGGCCACCTGAAGAGTATGCTGACGGTGCAAAGATAGCCGAGGACAAAGTGGTGATACGGTTTGAACCAGGGAAGTTATACGAATTAGCGGATCCGGTCCCATTTGAGACGAAGTATCCACAAGGGCTTCGGTATACGACCCTCGGAGCGCTGAAATTAGCAGAAACGACCGACGACATGCTGTAA